Proteins encoded in a region of the Planifilum fimeticola genome:
- a CDS encoding glycerol-3-phosphate dehydrogenase/oxidase, whose protein sequence is MKGVDFLKQPFSGLRRSDHLRTMAEEKLDLLVIGGGITGAGIALDARTRGLSVGLVEMQDFAAGTSSRSTKLVHGGLRYLKQLEIGLVAEVGKERAIVYENGPHVTTPEWMLLPVVEGGTFSKAGISLGLFVYDRLAGVKKEERRRMLNPTDTLEREPLLRKEGLKGAGLYVEYRTDDARLTLEVLKEAVERGALASNYAKAENLLYRDGKVIGAEVIDTLTGDSYRIHAKKVVNATGPWVDFLREKDGSKTGKTIQWSKGIHIVTDQKHFPLRHAVYFDAPDGRMVFAIPRDGKTYIGTTDTEYRGDPARPHMSGEDRDYLLEAVNGMFPSVRLTADQIESGWAGIRPLIREEGKPTTEISRKDEIFLSETGLITIAGGKLTGYRKMAQRVVDRVCAGLAEEGAGPFGPCVTERIPLSGGDVGGSDRFPAFVEEKVREGTELGLDEQESQRLVRRYGTNIDKVFGRIASQGKEAEAYGLPPSLYAVLLYAVEEEMAATPADFWVRRTGDLFFDIHRVKRWKDPVLDCMRDVCGWDEETCSRRRADLDLCIREATEFV, encoded by the coding sequence ATGAAAGGGGTGGATTTCTTGAAACAGCCGTTTTCCGGTCTGAGGCGGTCGGACCATCTGCGGACGATGGCGGAAGAAAAGCTGGATCTGCTCGTCATCGGAGGGGGGATCACCGGGGCGGGAATCGCCCTGGATGCCCGGACGAGGGGGCTTTCCGTCGGGCTTGTCGAAATGCAGGATTTTGCGGCGGGCACGTCGAGCCGCTCGACCAAGCTGGTTCACGGCGGGCTCCGGTATCTGAAACAGCTGGAAATCGGACTGGTCGCCGAGGTGGGAAAAGAGCGGGCGATCGTCTATGAAAACGGTCCCCATGTGACGACACCGGAATGGATGCTGTTGCCGGTCGTCGAAGGGGGGACCTTCAGCAAGGCGGGCATTTCGCTCGGATTGTTCGTGTACGACCGTTTGGCCGGGGTGAAAAAGGAAGAACGGAGGAGGATGCTGAATCCGACGGACACGCTGGAGCGGGAGCCGCTGTTGAGGAAGGAGGGATTGAAGGGAGCCGGACTCTATGTGGAATATCGGACCGACGATGCCCGGTTGACGCTGGAAGTGCTGAAGGAAGCGGTGGAGCGGGGCGCTCTTGCCTCCAATTACGCCAAGGCGGAAAACCTGCTTTATCGGGACGGAAAAGTGATCGGGGCCGAGGTGATCGACACCTTGACCGGCGATTCCTACCGGATTCACGCCAAGAAAGTGGTCAACGCCACGGGTCCCTGGGTGGACTTTCTGCGCGAAAAAGACGGGTCGAAAACGGGGAAGACCATTCAATGGAGCAAGGGGATCCACATCGTGACCGACCAGAAACATTTCCCACTCCGTCACGCCGTCTATTTCGACGCGCCGGACGGCCGGATGGTGTTCGCCATCCCTCGGGACGGAAAGACCTACATCGGAACGACGGACACCGAATATCGCGGGGATCCGGCCCGTCCGCACATGAGCGGGGAGGATCGCGATTACCTCCTGGAGGCGGTCAACGGGATGTTTCCCTCCGTTCGGCTCACGGCGGATCAGATCGAATCGGGCTGGGCCGGAATCCGTCCCCTCATCCGCGAGGAAGGAAAGCCGACGACGGAAATTTCCCGGAAGGATGAGATCTTTCTTTCCGAGACCGGACTGATCACCATTGCGGGGGGAAAATTGACCGGTTACCGCAAAATGGCGCAGCGGGTGGTTGATCGGGTGTGCGCCGGACTGGCCGAGGAGGGGGCGGGTCCCTTCGGGCCATGCGTGACGGAGCGGATTCCCCTCTCCGGCGGCGATGTCGGCGGGTCCGACCGCTTCCCCGCCTTCGTCGAGGAAAAGGTGCGGGAGGGGACGGAGCTGGGATTGGACGAACAGGAGTCGCAGCGGCTTGTCCGGCGCTATGGGACCAACATCGACAAGGTGTTCGGGCGGATCGCCTCGCAAGGGAAAGAAGCGGAAGCTTACGGATTGCCTCCTTCCCTGTACGCCGTTCTGCTCTACGCCGTGGAAGAGGAAATGGCCGCAACCCCCGCCGATTTCTGGGTTCGCCGCACCGGGGATCTGTTTTTCGACATCCACCGGGTGAAGCGGTGGAAAGATCCCGTGCTGGACTGCATGCGGGATGTGTGCGGCTGGGATGAGGAGACCTGCTCCCGCCGCCGGGCGGATCTGGACCTGTGCATCCGAGAGGCGACGGAGTTTGTGTAA
- a CDS encoding DUF2614 family zinc ribbon-containing protein encodes MLFANKINKFRTFGLLFIFLGFAAMYLGFLWPSLHSLFFLLGLIVILGGVGIYFWTGILSMQAVQIECPKCGRTTKILGKMDQCAYCKVYLSLDPKHAPKDTAQPPSAE; translated from the coding sequence ATGCTGTTCGCCAATAAAATCAACAAGTTCCGCACCTTCGGCCTGTTGTTCATCTTTTTGGGCTTCGCCGCCATGTATCTCGGTTTCCTGTGGCCGTCCCTGCACAGCCTCTTTTTCCTCCTGGGACTGATCGTCATCCTCGGCGGCGTGGGCATCTACTTCTGGACCGGCATCCTATCCATGCAGGCCGTCCAAATCGAGTGTCCCAAGTGCGGAAGAACCACCAAGATTTTAGGTAAAATGGACCAATGCGCCTACTGCAAGGTCTATCTTTCCCTCGATCCCAAGCACGCGCCGAAGGACACGGCCCAGCCCCCGTCCGCCGAGTGA
- a CDS encoding glycerophosphodiester phosphodiesterase, translating into MFRKRRWLIVSFLTLFILSISFGVFGSGAEAKDSFLNIAHRGASGHAPENTMAAFDKAVEMKADFFELDVQMSKDGHLVIMHDVTVDRTTDGTGRVGDLTLEELKKLDAGSWFGPEFAGERIPTLGEVLDRYRGKIGILIEIKSPELYPGIEEKVANALKKRNMHRPKNGKVIVQSFGHESMKKFHRLLPSVPVGVLLSQADYQDGVSDEDLAAFARYADYVNPSQSLVDEDLVRRVHDLGMKITPYTIRTKEEAERMIALGVDGIVTDFPELGRLK; encoded by the coding sequence ATGTTTCGGAAGAGACGCTGGCTGATTGTTTCCTTTCTGACCCTTTTTATTCTGAGCATCTCTTTTGGAGTGTTCGGGTCCGGGGCGGAGGCGAAGGATTCGTTCTTAAACATCGCCCACCGGGGCGCCTCGGGCCATGCTCCGGAAAACACGATGGCGGCCTTTGACAAGGCCGTGGAAATGAAGGCGGATTTCTTCGAGTTGGACGTGCAGATGAGCAAGGACGGACATCTGGTGATCATGCACGACGTCACCGTTGACCGAACCACCGACGGTACGGGGCGGGTCGGGGATCTCACCCTGGAGGAGCTGAAAAAGCTGGATGCGGGAAGCTGGTTCGGGCCGGAGTTTGCCGGCGAAAGGATTCCCACCCTGGGGGAAGTGCTCGATCGGTACCGGGGCAAGATCGGCATCCTGATCGAGATCAAAAGCCCCGAACTTTATCCCGGAATTGAGGAAAAGGTGGCCAATGCCCTGAAAAAGCGGAACATGCACCGGCCCAAAAACGGAAAAGTGATCGTCCAATCCTTCGGGCACGAATCGATGAAGAAATTCCATCGCCTTTTGCCTTCGGTGCCGGTGGGGGTTCTCCTCAGCCAAGCCGACTACCAGGACGGGGTAAGCGATGAGGATCTGGCCGCCTTCGCCCGCTATGCGGATTATGTGAATCCCAGCCAGTCGCTGGTGGATGAGGACCTGGTCCGGCGCGTCCACGATCTGGGCATGAAGATCACCCCGTACACCATTCGGACAAAGGAAGAGGCGGAACGCATGATCGCCCTCGGTGTGGACGGGATCGTTACCGATTTTCCCGAATTGGGCCGTTTGAAGTAG
- a CDS encoding CocE/NonD family hydrolase, with translation MSRARSGTWEVMVQRDVRVPMRDGITLSADVYRPRSQEEVPAIVVRTPYGKTGDEIDATARFFASHGYGVVYMDVRGRGDSEGEFVPYRNEGRDGYDSIEWAAAQPWCSGAVGTMGASYLARVQWLAALHHPPHLKTMISIVTPSDPFVEWPTGVPTPHHLCWLYMTSGRVMQNVDVIDWERIYWHLPLETMDELTGKHLPHWREEIRHPQLDEWWKEISYQNRFHELDLPVLHISGWYDDEQVGTPLNYMGMVRHAATERARRSQKLIMGPWPHRINRSTRLGEIDFGPESVIDLLGYQLRWFDHWLKGEENGIMDEPPVRIFVMGENRWREEEDWPLPDTRWTRYYLHSGGRANSRFGDGRLSVDPPEEGEAPFDRYRYDPANPVPYITDMTSAQIGGPDDYSAVERRDDVLVYTTPPLEEDLEVTGPVRMELFASTSARDTDFMAKLLDVWPNGFAQRLTDGMVRGRFLKGMDRPELLEPGRIYRFEIDLWNTSHVFKKGHRIRVEIASSAFPKYDRNLNTGAPLGRSTDMEVAEQTVYHSKPHPSTILLPVISR, from the coding sequence ATGAGCAGAGCGAGATCCGGAACTTGGGAAGTCATGGTGCAACGGGATGTCCGGGTGCCGATGCGGGACGGCATCACCCTTTCCGCAGACGTGTACCGCCCCCGTTCACAGGAGGAGGTTCCGGCCATCGTGGTCCGGACGCCGTACGGGAAGACCGGCGATGAGATTGACGCTACGGCCCGTTTCTTCGCTTCCCACGGTTACGGCGTGGTGTACATGGATGTTCGCGGTCGGGGCGATTCCGAAGGGGAATTCGTCCCATACCGGAACGAGGGGCGCGACGGGTACGACAGCATCGAGTGGGCGGCGGCCCAACCCTGGTGCAGCGGGGCCGTCGGTACCATGGGCGCGTCTTACCTGGCGCGGGTTCAGTGGTTGGCCGCCTTGCACCATCCACCTCACTTGAAGACGATGATCAGCATCGTGACGCCGTCGGATCCCTTTGTGGAATGGCCGACGGGGGTGCCCACGCCCCACCACCTGTGCTGGCTCTACATGACCAGCGGACGGGTGATGCAGAATGTGGACGTGATCGACTGGGAGCGGATCTATTGGCATCTCCCCCTGGAGACCATGGACGAGCTGACGGGAAAGCATCTTCCCCATTGGCGGGAGGAGATTCGCCATCCGCAGTTGGACGAGTGGTGGAAGGAAATCAGCTATCAAAACCGTTTCCACGAACTGGACTTGCCGGTGCTTCACATTTCCGGCTGGTACGACGACGAGCAGGTGGGCACGCCCCTCAACTACATGGGAATGGTCCGCCATGCCGCCACGGAGCGGGCCCGGCGCAGCCAGAAGCTGATCATGGGTCCCTGGCCGCACCGGATCAATCGCTCCACCCGTCTGGGGGAGATCGATTTCGGGCCGGAGTCCGTCATCGACCTGCTGGGATACCAGCTTCGGTGGTTCGACCATTGGTTGAAGGGGGAAGAAAACGGGATCATGGACGAGCCCCCGGTCCGCATCTTCGTCATGGGGGAGAACCGGTGGCGGGAGGAAGAGGATTGGCCCCTTCCCGACACCCGGTGGACCCGGTATTACCTTCACAGCGGAGGTCGGGCCAACAGCCGCTTCGGCGACGGACGCCTGTCCGTCGATCCCCCGGAGGAGGGAGAGGCACCCTTTGACCGGTATCGGTACGATCCCGCGAATCCCGTCCCCTACATCACCGACATGACCTCCGCCCAGATCGGCGGTCCCGATGATTATTCCGCAGTGGAGCGGAGAGATGACGTGCTGGTATACACCACGCCTCCGCTGGAAGAGGATCTGGAGGTGACCGGACCGGTCCGGATGGAACTGTTTGCCTCCACCAGCGCAAGGGATACGGATTTTATGGCAAAACTGCTGGATGTGTGGCCGAACGGATTCGCCCAACGGCTGACGGACGGCATGGTGCGGGGGCGCTTTCTGAAGGGGATGGACCGGCCGGAGTTGCTCGAGCCGGGGCGCATTTACCGGTTTGAGATCGACTTGTGGAACACATCCCACGTGTTCAAGAAGGGACATCGCATCCGCGTGGAGATCGCCTCCAGCGCCTTTCCCAAGTATGACCGCAATTTGAATACCGGAGCGCCGCTGGGGCGGAGTACCGACATGGAAGTGGCGGAACAGACGGTCTACCACAGCAAACCGCATCCTTCCACCATCCTTCTGCCGGTGATTTCAAGGTAA
- a CDS encoding YugN family protein → MIPLESRIENLRAGYGELKAVFEQQGFTLGGGYEYDHGYFDKPLDPESDQAHRAYLRVPVFAVEGNIEDDSATVRLGKPFVLKHEFKTGPDDRVTTGVFSGLVNQFTEPADKDDAVETVWVERAKSALNELERGLEPLIH, encoded by the coding sequence ATGATTCCTTTGGAATCGCGCATCGAAAACCTTCGCGCCGGCTACGGCGAGTTGAAAGCCGTCTTTGAACAGCAGGGCTTTACCCTGGGAGGGGGGTACGAATACGACCACGGTTATTTCGACAAACCCCTCGACCCGGAAAGCGACCAGGCGCACCGCGCCTATCTGCGCGTCCCCGTTTTCGCCGTCGAAGGAAACATCGAAGATGACAGCGCCACGGTCCGTTTGGGCAAACCCTTCGTGCTCAAACACGAGTTCAAAACGGGACCGGACGATCGCGTCACCACCGGCGTATTCAGCGGGCTTGTCAACCAGTTCACCGAACCCGCCGACAAGGACGATGCCGTTGAAACCGTGTGGGTGGAAAGGGCCAAGTCCGCTTTAAACGAATTGGAACGGGGACTTGAACCGCTGATCCACTGA
- a CDS encoding AMP-dependent synthetase/ligase, producing MQQKPQNLLEMLHFTVKRHPNKKAVLWKEDGRYRSVSYFELWDLIRQFAFALRQMGVQRNTKVAIISENGPHWLISDFAVLSLGAVTVPIYPSLTGKQIRTILQNADAEVAIVQNPETAERVKNWPERIKKVILIEQAVFDHPLVISFRKAMDQGKASPIIDRWGWQTLGRNDLATIVYTSGTTGEPKGVMLSHGNILANVENVQHFVPISHRDTSLSFLPLSHIFERTAGQFVPMSAGGTIAYAESPDTVAQNLLEIRPTLITGVPRLFEKMYAQVMESIEQSSPLKKRLFRWAIKVGEDRLRHINQGSGWPVPLELEKKYLRAKQLVFSKIHEKTGGNLRLMISGGAPLHPDVSRFFFTIGLPVLEGYGMTECSPVIACNPVHYIKPGTVGRPLPGTEVKLTDDGELLVKGPSVMMGYYKQPEETVRTVVNGWLHTGDIAQIDGDGYLRIVDRKKNLIVLSTGKNVAPQPVESALASSRFIQQAVLVGNNRPYVCALIVPDFETLTRHAQKNGWTFKTQEELARLSRQLLQGEIDRLTAEFAPFERPKKFSVLMEPFTLEKGELTPTLKVRTGVAEKKYGEVIDALYSDEKPEEIIPATGKETDPSKAPEGPTVVPLFQPSDQGEASESPKRSIRWKRAVLSRQVVIGILTGILAGIMVHVLF from the coding sequence ATGCAGCAGAAACCTCAAAACCTCCTGGAAATGCTGCATTTCACCGTCAAGCGCCATCCCAACAAAAAAGCCGTCTTATGGAAGGAAGACGGCCGATATCGCAGTGTTAGCTACTTCGAACTCTGGGACCTCATCCGTCAATTCGCCTTCGCCCTTCGTCAAATGGGCGTACAGCGAAACACCAAGGTGGCCATCATCTCCGAAAACGGTCCCCACTGGCTGATCAGCGATTTCGCCGTCCTCAGCCTCGGCGCGGTCACCGTTCCGATCTACCCGTCCCTGACCGGAAAACAGATCCGCACGATCCTGCAGAACGCCGACGCGGAAGTGGCCATCGTGCAAAACCCGGAGACCGCGGAACGCGTGAAAAACTGGCCGGAACGGATCAAAAAGGTGATCCTGATCGAACAAGCCGTCTTCGACCACCCCCTGGTGATCTCCTTCAGAAAGGCGATGGATCAGGGGAAGGCCAGCCCGATCATCGACCGTTGGGGATGGCAGACCCTGGGCCGGAACGATCTGGCCACCATCGTGTACACCTCCGGAACGACGGGCGAACCCAAGGGAGTGATGCTCTCCCACGGAAACATCCTGGCCAACGTGGAAAATGTCCAGCACTTCGTTCCGATCTCCCATCGCGACACATCCCTTTCTTTCCTTCCCCTGTCCCACATCTTCGAACGAACGGCCGGTCAATTCGTGCCCATGTCCGCCGGCGGAACCATCGCCTATGCGGAAAGCCCCGACACCGTGGCCCAAAACCTGTTGGAAATCCGGCCCACCCTCATCACCGGCGTTCCCCGGCTGTTTGAAAAAATGTACGCTCAGGTGATGGAATCCATCGAGCAGAGCTCCCCGCTGAAAAAGCGGCTCTTCCGGTGGGCCATCAAGGTGGGAGAGGATCGGCTCCGCCACATCAACCAGGGCTCCGGTTGGCCCGTTCCCCTAGAGCTCGAGAAAAAATACCTCCGGGCCAAACAGCTCGTCTTTTCCAAGATCCACGAGAAAACCGGGGGGAACCTGCGGCTGATGATTTCCGGCGGAGCACCCCTTCATCCGGATGTCAGCCGGTTCTTTTTCACCATCGGCCTTCCCGTCCTGGAGGGATACGGCATGACCGAATGTTCTCCGGTCATCGCCTGCAATCCGGTCCATTACATCAAACCGGGCACGGTGGGTCGTCCGCTCCCCGGCACGGAAGTGAAGCTGACCGACGACGGGGAACTCCTGGTGAAAGGCCCCAGCGTCATGATGGGTTACTATAAACAGCCCGAAGAAACCGTGAGAACGGTGGTGAACGGCTGGCTTCACACCGGCGACATCGCCCAGATCGACGGAGACGGGTATCTGCGGATCGTGGACCGGAAGAAAAACCTCATTGTCCTGTCAACGGGGAAAAACGTCGCCCCGCAACCGGTGGAAAGCGCCTTGGCCTCCAGCCGGTTCATCCAACAGGCGGTTCTCGTCGGAAACAACCGCCCCTACGTCTGCGCCCTGATCGTACCGGACTTCGAAACACTCACCCGGCACGCTCAAAAGAATGGATGGACCTTCAAGACCCAGGAGGAGCTGGCGCGGCTGTCCCGCCAGCTGCTGCAGGGGGAAATCGACCGCTTGACCGCCGAATTCGCCCCCTTTGAGCGGCCCAAGAAGTTTTCCGTGCTGATGGAGCCCTTCACCCTCGAAAAGGGGGAGCTGACCCCGACGCTGAAGGTTCGGACCGGCGTTGCAGAGAAAAAGTATGGGGAAGTCATCGATGCCCTCTATTCGGATGAGAAGCCGGAAGAGATCATTCCCGCAACCGGCAAGGAGACGGACCCGTCGAAAGCGCCGGAAGGCCCCACCGTCGTCCCGCTTTTTCAACCGTCGGACCAAGGCGAAGCGTCCGAATCTCCCAAACGGAGCATCCGCTGGAAACGGGCGGTTTTGAGTCGCCAAGTAGTTATTGGCATTCTCACCGGTATTCTCGCCGGGATCATGGTGCATGTGCTATTCTGA
- a CDS encoding glycerol-3-phosphate responsive antiterminator, whose protein sequence is MHLGDQKIVPAARSVKDFERMLKSPYEYVILLDCHAAQLQSLVSMAKKRNKKVLLHVDLIKGLRNDEHAAEFLCQQIRPAGLISTRTQVVQVAKKRSLMAVQRIFLLDSHAMETSYRLLDSFRPDYIEVLPGIIPHIIQEVRQRIDIPILAGGLIRSREEVCAALEAGAVAVTTSRREIWERM, encoded by the coding sequence ATGCACTTGGGTGATCAGAAAATCGTACCGGCGGCGAGGAGCGTCAAGGACTTCGAGCGGATGCTGAAGTCTCCGTACGAATACGTAATCCTGCTGGATTGCCACGCGGCGCAACTCCAGTCTCTGGTATCGATGGCGAAGAAGCGGAACAAGAAGGTGCTATTGCATGTGGATTTGATCAAGGGGTTGAGAAACGACGAGCATGCGGCGGAATTTTTGTGTCAACAAATTCGCCCCGCCGGCCTGATTTCCACCCGCACCCAGGTGGTCCAGGTGGCAAAAAAACGGTCGCTGATGGCGGTTCAGCGGATCTTCCTGCTGGATTCCCATGCCATGGAGACCAGCTACCGGCTGCTGGATTCCTTTCGTCCGGATTACATCGAAGTGTTGCCCGGCATCATTCCCCACATCATTCAGGAGGTTCGGCAGCGGATTGACATCCCCATTCTGGCCGGAGGTTTGATCCGGAGCCGGGAGGAAGTGTGCGCCGCCCTCGAGGCGGGGGCGGTGGCGGTGACCACCTCGCGCCGGGAAATATGGGAACGGATGTGA
- a CDS encoding sigma-70 family RNA polymerase sigma factor, translating to MLEERDRISADQEERELVERAKRDPEEFGRLYDFYVTPVYRYVYGRVGDRAHAEDVTADVFRRALESIGRFQWDEKPFSAWLFGIARRAVADHYRRAGREVAGGPLFVDLPEKDIGEPFRDLDLWRAVDDLPEEQRQAVILRFCGDLSFRQIGRILGKSEDAAKMMLYRALKTLRKAVRGDDGTGEG from the coding sequence GTGTTGGAGGAACGAGACCGGATCTCGGCGGATCAGGAGGAACGGGAGTTGGTGGAGCGGGCCAAACGCGATCCGGAGGAGTTTGGACGCCTCTACGACTTTTATGTAACCCCCGTGTACCGATATGTTTACGGGCGGGTGGGGGATCGCGCCCATGCGGAGGATGTGACTGCGGATGTATTTCGCCGCGCGTTGGAATCCATCGGTCGCTTTCAGTGGGATGAAAAGCCCTTTTCGGCTTGGTTGTTCGGCATTGCCCGCCGGGCGGTGGCCGATCATTACCGCCGGGCCGGGCGGGAGGTGGCCGGCGGTCCGCTTTTCGTGGATCTTCCGGAAAAGGACATCGGAGAACCCTTTCGCGATCTGGATTTGTGGCGGGCAGTGGACGATTTGCCCGAGGAACAGAGGCAGGCAGTCATTCTCCGGTTTTGCGGAGACCTTTCTTTTCGACAAATCGGTCGTATATTGGGAAAAAGCGAGGATGCGGCCAAAATGATGCTGTATCGGGCGCTCAAAACCTTGCGAAAGGCGGTGAGGGGAGATGACGGAACGGGAGAAGGCTGA
- a CDS encoding L-lactate permease codes for MLSLLALLPVLTVFLFLVAFKWPAKTAMPLAFVVTVGLALWVWEVSFNQVLAATVDGLITALTLLYIIFGAILMLNTLSESGALITIRKGLSNISPDRRVQAVIIAWLFGSFIEGAAGFGTPAAVAAPLLVGLGFPAMAAVVCALIIQSTPVSFGALGTPILVGVSSGLGEGKLSEVTKVVGSDWESVLSSIGAKVAVLHFAAGFFIPLLMVSILTRFFGKNRSFREGLRAWRFAFFGALAMTIPYILTAVTLGPEFPSLFGGLIGLAVVVWAARKGWFHPKDGIWDFDAPEKWDREWVGNLRLNDPASLSVNMPSWKAWTPYLLVGLFLVLTRMDSLPVKGWLNGVTIDLENLFGSGMSVSVSPLYLPGTIFIAVVLLTGLIHRMDNASFRRAWTSTFKTTGLASVALLFAVPMVKVFIGSSGGAAGYDSMPIELAKGVADTVGAVWPIFAPSIGALGAFIAGSNTVSNMMFSLFQFGVGTRIGADPSWIVALQAIGGAAGNMICVHNVVAASATVGLINKEGAIIRKTLLPTLYYVLFGGALGYTILHGFGWNIGTVIVLGTVAGFAILLARFGKNPPGLSQPGSAHKG; via the coding sequence ATGCTTTCCTTGTTGGCCTTGCTTCCCGTGCTGACGGTTTTTTTGTTCCTGGTGGCTTTCAAGTGGCCGGCGAAAACGGCCATGCCCCTCGCCTTTGTCGTCACGGTGGGGCTGGCCCTGTGGGTGTGGGAGGTTTCCTTCAATCAGGTCCTCGCGGCCACGGTCGACGGTTTGATCACGGCGCTGACCCTTCTCTACATCATCTTCGGAGCCATCCTGATGCTGAACACGTTGAGTGAGAGCGGCGCCCTGATCACAATCCGAAAAGGGCTGTCAAACATCTCCCCGGACCGGCGGGTCCAGGCGGTGATCATTGCCTGGCTGTTCGGCTCCTTCATCGAGGGGGCCGCCGGTTTTGGCACCCCCGCCGCCGTGGCCGCTCCGCTGTTGGTCGGATTGGGCTTTCCGGCGATGGCGGCGGTGGTGTGCGCCTTGATCATCCAGAGCACTCCGGTCTCCTTCGGCGCCCTGGGAACGCCGATTCTGGTGGGAGTCAGTTCGGGATTGGGAGAAGGCAAGCTGAGCGAAGTGACGAAGGTGGTGGGTTCCGATTGGGAATCGGTCCTCTCCTCCATCGGCGCGAAGGTGGCGGTTCTGCACTTCGCTGCAGGATTTTTCATCCCTCTGCTGATGGTCAGCATCCTGACCCGCTTCTTCGGTAAAAACCGCTCATTCCGGGAGGGGCTCAGAGCGTGGAGGTTTGCCTTTTTCGGAGCCTTGGCGATGACGATCCCCTATATTCTTACGGCCGTCACCCTCGGCCCCGAATTCCCCTCCCTCTTCGGCGGATTGATCGGACTGGCGGTGGTGGTGTGGGCGGCACGGAAGGGATGGTTTCATCCGAAAGACGGCATATGGGATTTCGACGCTCCAGAAAAATGGGATCGGGAATGGGTGGGCAACCTTCGCCTGAACGACCCGGCATCCCTCTCCGTCAACATGCCCTCCTGGAAAGCGTGGACTCCTTATCTCTTGGTGGGATTGTTTCTGGTCCTCACCCGGATGGACTCTCTCCCCGTCAAAGGGTGGCTCAACGGTGTAACCATAGACCTTGAGAATTTGTTCGGGTCCGGCATGTCCGTCAGCGTGAGCCCCCTCTATCTCCCGGGAACCATCTTCATCGCGGTGGTTCTCCTCACCGGTTTGATCCATCGGATGGACAACGCCTCCTTCCGGAGGGCCTGGACAAGCACCTTCAAAACGACGGGGCTGGCCTCGGTCGCCCTTCTCTTTGCGGTTCCGATGGTGAAAGTGTTCATCGGTTCTTCCGGGGGAGCCGCCGGTTACGACAGCATGCCCATTGAACTGGCCAAGGGCGTGGCCGACACGGTGGGGGCCGTCTGGCCCATCTTCGCCCCGTCCATCGGCGCCCTGGGAGCCTTCATCGCGGGCAGCAACACCGTCTCCAACATGATGTTCTCCCTGTTCCAGTTCGGAGTGGGAACGCGGATCGGGGCGGATCCCTCCTGGATCGTCGCTCTGCAGGCCATCGGCGGAGCCGCGGGAAACATGATCTGCGTCCACAACGTGGTGGCCGCTTCCGCCACCGTCGGGCTGATCAATAAGGAAGGAGCCATCATCCGCAAGACGCTCCTGCCCACCCTGTATTACGTCCTCTTCGGCGGCGCGCTGGGTTACACGATCCTGCACGGCTTCGGATGGAACATCGGAACGGTGATCGTCCTCGGAACCGTCGCCGGTTTCGCCATTCTCCTGGCCCGCTTCGGAAAAAACCCTCCGGGTCTGTCCCAACCCGGCTCGGCCCACAAGGGATGA